A single genomic interval of Anaerobacillus sp. CMMVII harbors:
- a CDS encoding rhodanese-like domain-containing protein encodes MKVYQKKFLILLSSIAAVFTLSACSDNNVTIDNIGPGKEKVEAPVVQLESDSFELLQQVSEEYLKNTSFESIMPGEVYDKIVFGSEEDFLIVDVRETEAFAAGNIGGSINIPYGVTADQNQIQNLPKDKKLIVVCYSGHTASQTAALWNMLGYNAIPMEYGMGGWTTAEGLGAAFVKQAFEFEVVKTNFPADGTNALPNIEAQEATNINELILAQSKKYLTSGKGAVIPAPKVLEKIEENATDVFLLDIRQESHYQNGHLEYAVNIPVETLASKDNLAKLPTDKQIIIIGYSATDASIANRVLNQLGYNAIPLHSGMRVWTSDQSVTGTNGIPVNSLGKYPIEKLNYNLEGEGAEASCS; translated from the coding sequence ATGAAAGTTTATCAAAAGAAATTCTTAATCTTATTAAGCAGTATTGCAGCTGTGTTTACCCTAAGCGCTTGTTCCGATAATAACGTAACAATTGATAATATCGGACCAGGCAAGGAAAAAGTTGAAGCTCCTGTAGTACAACTTGAATCTGACTCATTTGAGCTTTTACAACAAGTTTCTGAAGAATATTTGAAGAATACCAGTTTCGAGTCAATTATGCCTGGGGAAGTATATGACAAAATAGTTTTTGGATCAGAGGAAGATTTCCTGATTGTTGATGTCAGGGAAACAGAAGCATTTGCAGCTGGAAATATTGGTGGCTCAATAAACATTCCTTATGGTGTGACAGCTGATCAAAACCAAATTCAAAATCTGCCCAAAGATAAGAAGCTGATCGTTGTCTGTTACTCGGGACATACAGCAAGTCAAACAGCAGCCTTGTGGAACATGTTAGGTTACAACGCCATTCCCATGGAATATGGGATGGGTGGTTGGACAACTGCAGAAGGGTTAGGAGCAGCGTTTGTTAAGCAAGCTTTTGAATTTGAAGTAGTAAAGACCAATTTTCCAGCTGATGGAACAAATGCATTACCTAATATTGAAGCGCAGGAAGCAACAAATATTAATGAATTAATTTTGGCTCAATCAAAGAAATATTTGACTTCTGGAAAAGGAGCCGTAATTCCTGCTCCAAAGGTATTAGAAAAAATTGAAGAGAATGCAACAGACGTGTTCTTACTTGATATTCGGCAAGAAAGTCATTATCAAAATGGACATTTAGAATATGCAGTAAATATTCCAGTGGAAACTTTAGCTAGTAAAGATAACTTAGCAAAACTTCCAACTGATAAACAAATTATTATTATCGGTTACAGTGCAACAGATGCTAGTATTGCCAATCGCGTATTAAATCAGCTTGGGTACAACGCTATACCATTACATTCAGGAATGCGTGTTTGGACTTCAGACCAATCAGTCACTGGAACAAATGGAATTCCTGTCAATTCGTTAGGGAAATACCCAATAGAAAAATTAAATTACAACCTTGAAGGTGAAGGGGCAGAGGCTAGCTGTAGCTAG